One genomic segment of Streptomyces sp. NBC_00239 includes these proteins:
- a CDS encoding CsbD family protein, producing MSIGKKIAHKAEAVKGGAKKTVGRVTGSWHLRAEGRGDQIRGNAKQAGAKIKDAFKH from the coding sequence GTGAGTATCGGCAAGAAGATCGCGCACAAGGCCGAGGCGGTCAAGGGCGGCGCCAAGAAGACCGTCGGCCGTGTCACCGGCAGCTGGCACCTGCGGGCCGAAGGCCGTGGTGACCAAATCAGGGGCAACGCCAAGCAGGCTGGGGCGAAGATCAAGGACGCTTTCAAACACTGA
- a CDS encoding DUF1206 domain-containing protein produces MAIRNGSAAQAGSRGRRLSNSRVMEVLSRVGLCARGVIYVLVGALAVQMGFGGDSGKEADRSGAVRTIGEQPFGRALLWALVVGLAAMALWRLSEAAFGQAVTGGDKWTRRLGSAGLAVFYAVICIGVVQTALVGGSAGGRPGDETSKDYTARVLTWPFGRVLVGVVGAVLVIVGVVIVVRSLMRKFEQNLRTDEMSPTTRRVVAGLGIVGGVATGVVAAVAGLFVVLAAVRFDPGEAKGMDETLRSFAATPAGPVLLIAAAVGLLLFGLYSFCEARWRKAPEHGTSAEEPTEAPGSKTRPSAP; encoded by the coding sequence ATGGCCATAAGGAACGGCAGTGCCGCCCAGGCCGGATCCCGGGGGCGGCGTCTGTCCAACAGCCGTGTCATGGAGGTCCTGTCCAGGGTCGGACTCTGCGCGCGGGGTGTGATCTACGTACTGGTGGGGGCGCTGGCCGTGCAGATGGGGTTCGGCGGCGACAGTGGCAAGGAGGCCGACCGGTCCGGCGCGGTGCGGACCATCGGCGAGCAGCCGTTCGGCCGGGCGCTGCTGTGGGCGCTGGTGGTGGGGCTGGCGGCGATGGCGCTCTGGCGGCTGTCCGAGGCCGCGTTCGGACAGGCGGTGACGGGCGGCGACAAGTGGACCCGGCGCCTGGGCTCTGCAGGGCTGGCGGTCTTCTACGCCGTGATCTGTATCGGGGTGGTGCAGACCGCGCTGGTCGGCGGGTCCGCCGGGGGCCGTCCCGGCGATGAGACGTCGAAGGACTACACCGCGAGGGTGCTGACCTGGCCCTTCGGGCGGGTTCTCGTCGGTGTGGTCGGAGCCGTCCTGGTCATCGTCGGCGTGGTGATCGTGGTCCGGAGCCTGATGCGGAAGTTCGAGCAGAATCTCCGGACGGACGAGATGAGCCCGACGACGCGGCGGGTCGTCGCGGGGCTGGGCATCGTCGGCGGCGTGGCGACCGGCGTGGTCGCGGCGGTGGCCGGGCTGTTCGTCGTGCTGGCCGCGGTGCGGTTCGATCCCGGCGAAGCCAAGGGCATGGACGAGACGCTGCGTTCGTTCGCCGCCACGCCCGCCGGCCCCGTGCTGCTGATCGCCGCGGCGGTGGGCCTCCTGCTTTTCGGGCTCTACTCGTTCTGCGAGGCCCGCTGGCGCAAAGCCCCTGAGCACGGCACCTCGGCAGAGGAGCCGACCGAAGCCCCGGGCTCAAAGACGCGCCCAAGTGCGCCCTAG